A stretch of the Dioscorea cayenensis subsp. rotundata cultivar TDr96_F1 chromosome 4, TDr96_F1_v2_PseudoChromosome.rev07_lg8_w22 25.fasta, whole genome shotgun sequence genome encodes the following:
- the LOC120257904 gene encoding paired amphipathic helix protein Sin3-like 4 isoform X1, producing the protein MRRARDEDCVNSQLKRPNSSPSRQINMANEASTNDSGRLTTSDALAYLKSVKDIFHDKKEKYDEFLEVMKDFKSKRIDTAGVIERVKVLFNGYRHLILGFNTFLPKGYEIKLTTEVKKPIDFREAIVFVNKIKNRFQNEDNVYKTFLGILNMYRKERKTIREVYSEVADLFGEHPDLLNEFTHFLPDTSAVATAQHGSSARTLLHGFKFNSPVQKEGTYNSHTDHELSVDHLDVERDKKKRRHEREKDRRDRERDEKDMEHDFKDLDNVQRRLKPSRRVDDAMTEHLHEVGEGAENFATFSISTSSYDDKNALKSVYPQEVSYFEKVKEKLHPAAYNEFLKCIYIYNQEIISQTELKRLLQDLITEYPDLMDGLDKIFTSPGNVDGFVTGVINKKSLWNEGHKGRPFKLEERDRARLCDKDEMLKERDHERERERDRERERTDKGVSCISKDVAAHRNSLPINKEKYNWNKPISELDLSNCQRCTPSYRLLPKNYPLPAASYRTELGTSVLNDLWVSVTSGSEDYSFKHMRKNQFEESLFRCEDDRFELDMLLESANAAIKRVEELVEKMQDDTFKMENLSHIEDYFTPLNLRCIERLYGDHGLDVMDIMRKNPVVAFPVILSRLKQKQEEWSRSRSDFNKVWAEIYARNYQKSLDHRSFYFKQHDTKSLSAKSLLTEIKEINERKLKEDNVLLAIAAGNQLPIFPNMQFEYSDSDVHEDLYKIVKYSCGEVCTSDQFDKVMRIWTNFVEPFLGVPPRVQGTEDAVDVVRSKGSAVKSNSASTRENKGCGSDDAVGNTKQLKPIRHADANSLGEHGDLQKTILVDSVRTTGGPAFHDVHCVVVGDDNPCSSPCNGKVQGAAVADGTPLFSRQASAGQLMDDASITARAEEIQVRASHDIASGPGLTPARSGQADMDKIVEPQINHEFLPSKGGENLRSIVFSNDGCPSENNKVHKHRDSSSPGNQKIEREEGELSPNGDFEEDNFVVFDDQVPAVKDNNSSVQCQEKTGAVACSSMAAGDNDADADDEGEESAHRTTEDSENASEAGEDASGSESVDGEECSHEDNEEEDVGHDDPDGKPESEGEAEGTPDALDADVGGTSERFLPTVKPLAKYVHEAFKDSDDKCLRCFYGNDSFYLLFRLHQTLYERILSAKMNSSNAERKWKTMKDTSSPDLYAKFMGALYNLLDGSADNTKFEDDCRSLIGTQSYVLFTLDKLIYKIVKQLQAVASDDVENRLLQLYAYEKSRGRGKFVDVIYHENARLLLHDESIYRFEFSSDPARLSIQLMDYGNGKPEVISVSIDPNFAAYLHNDFLSREPDWKRGCIFMGRNKRKLGDSDDYSVYCKAMDGVQVVNGLECKMSCNSSKVRYVLDTEDLFVRARKKRRLSDVGRASCPGQAQYLNKNTLRMQRYHHKFLT; encoded by the exons ATGAGAAGGGCAAGAGATGAGGATTGCGTGAATTCGCAGCTCAAGCGACCTAACTCGTCCCC GTCTAGGCAGATAAATATGGCTAACGAAGCTAGTACCAATGATTCCGGTAGGTTGACTACCAGTGATGCTTTGGCCTATTTGAAGTCTGTGAAGGATATATTTCATGATAAGAAGGAGAAGTATGATGAATTTCTTGAAGTCATGAAGGATTTCAAAAGCAAAAG GATTGACACAGCTGGTGTTATTGAGAGGGTGAAAGTGTTGTTTAATGGATACCGTCATTTGATACTTGGTTTCAACACCTTCCTGCCCAAAGGGTATGAAATCAAGCTTACGACAGAAGTCAAGAAGCCCATTGACTTCCGAGAGGCAatagtttttgtaaataaaataaag AACCGTTTCCAGAACGAGGATAATGTGTACAAGACATTCTTGGGCATTCTAAATATGTATCGAAAAGAACGGAAAACCATTCGTGAAGTTTACAGCGAG GTAGCAGATCTATTTGGAGAACATCCTGATTTGCTCAACGAGTTCACACACTTTTTACCCGATACCTCTGCTGTGGCAACTGCTCAACATGGCTCTTCCGCTAGAACCTTGCTTCATGGGTTTAAGTTCAATTCCCCGGTTCAG AAGGAAGGAACCTACAACTCACACACTGATCATGAGCTCAGTGTTGATCATTTGGATGTAGAGCGTGATAAGAAAAAAAGGCGACATGAAAGAGAAAAGGATAGGAGGGACCGTGAGCGGGACGAGAAAGATATGGAACATGATTTTAAGGATCTGGACAATGTACAACGTAGACTAAAACCTTCTCGAAGGGTTGATGATGCTATGACTGAGCATTTGCATGAGGTTGGGGAAGGCGCTGAGAACTTTGCGACATTTAGCATTTCAACTTCTTCCTATGACGATAAAAATGCCTTGAAGA GTGTTTACCCACAGGAAGTTAGTTACTTTGAGAAGGTCAAGGAAAAGTTGCATCCTGCTGCATATAACGAGTTTCTGAAATGCATTTATATCTACAACCAAGAAATAATAAGTCAAACAGAACTAAAAAGATTG TTGCAAGATCTCATCACAGAATACCCAGACCTTATGGATGGCTTGGACAAAATCTTTACCAGTCCAGGGAATGTAG ATGGATTTGTTACTGGTGTAATCAATAAAA AGTCCTTGTGGAATGAAGGACATAAAGGCAGACCATTTAAGCTAGAGGAGAGAGATAGGGCAAGGTTGTGTGATAAAGATGAGATGTTGAAAGAAAGAGACCATGAACGGGAAAGGGAGAGGGACAGAGAAAGGGAGAGAACTGATAAAGGCGTTTCATGTATCTCCAAAGATGTGGCTGCTCACCGAAACAGTCTGCCTATAAACAAGGAAAAGTATAATTGGAACAAACCAATTTCAGAGCTTGATCTCTCAAACTGCCAACGATGCACCCCTAGTTACCGGTTACTTCCAAAGAAT TATCCATTACCTGCTGCAAGTTACAGAACTGAGCTTGGCACCTCTGTACTGAATGATCTCTGGGTGTCAGTGACTTCGGGGAGCGAGGATTATTCCTTCAAGCACATGCGCAAAAACCAATTTGAGGAAAGCTTGTTTAGATGTGAAGATGATAG GTTTGAACTGGATATGCTTCTGGAGTCAGCGAATGCTGCTATTAAACGAGTGGAAGAGTTGGTAGAAAAGATGCAGGATGACACATTTAAAATGGAAAACCTGAGTCACATTGAAGACTACTTCACTC CTTTGAACTTGAGATGCATTGAACGGCTATATGGTGATCATGGGTTGGATGTGATGGACATTATGCGCAAGAATCCCGTTGTTGCTTTCCCTGTCATCTTAAGTCGTTTGAAGCAGAAACAAGAGGAGTGGTCACGGAGTCGTTCTGATTTTAATAAGGTCTGGGCTGAAATTTATGCCAGGAACTATCAGAAGTCACTTGATCATCGTAGTTTCTACTTCAAGCAACATGACACAAAGAGCTTAAGTGCAAAAT CTCTGTTGactgaaatcaaagaaattaatgaGAGGAAGCTGAAGGAGGATAATGTGCTTCTCGCAATTGCTGCTGGGAATCAGCTTCCTATCTTCCCAAATATGCAGTTTGAATATTCAGATTCAGATGTTCATGAGGATCTGTataaaatagtgaaatattCTTGTGGAGAAGTTTGTACTTCTGACCAATTTGACAAAGTGATGAGGATCTGGACAAATTTTGTGGAGCCATTTTTGGGTGTTCCTCCCCGAGTTCAAGGTACTGAGGATGCTGTAGATGTGGTAAGGTCTAAGGGTTCTGCTGTAAAAAGTAATTCAGCAAGCACAAGGGAAAATAAAGGGTGTGGTAGTGATGATGCTGTTGGCAACACCAAGCAATTAAAACCTATTAGGCATGCTGATGCAAACAGTCTGGGAGAACACGGAGATCTTCAGAAGACTATATTGGTGGATAGTGTTAGAACAACTGGTGGACCTGCCTTTCATGATGTTCATTGCGTTGTTGTTGGAGATGATAATCCTTGCAGTTCTCCATGCAATGGAAAAGTGCAAGGTGCTGCTGTGGCTGATGGAACACCTCTATTCAGCAGACAAGCTTCTGCAGGTCAGCTGATGGATGATGCTTCCATAACTGCTAGAGCTGAAGAAATCCAAGTCAGAGCCAGCCATGATATCGCATCAG GGCCTGGCTTAACACCTGCAAGGTCTGGTCAAGCTGATATGGACAAGATTGTTGAACCACAGATAAATCATGAGTTTCTTCCTTCAAAG GGAGGTGAAAATTTGAGATCAATTGTGTTTAGTAATGATGGTTGTCCAAGTGAAAATAACAAAGTCCACAAGCATCGTGATTCTTCTTCCCCCGGTAACCAGAAAATCGAAAGAGAAGAAGGTGAGTTATCACCTAATGGAGATTTTGAAGAGGACAACTTTGTGGTTTTCGATGATCAGGTGCCTGCAGTGAAGGATAATAACAGCAGTGTACAATGTCAAGAAAAAACTGGTGCAGTGGCATGTTCCAGTATGGCAGCAGGAGATAatgatgctgatgctgatgATGAGGGTGAGGAAAGTGCTCACAGGACCACAGAAGATAGTGAGAATGCTTCTGAGGCTGGTGAGGATGCTTCAGGCAGTGAGTCTGTTGATGGTGAGGAGTGCTCTCatgaagataatgaagaagaagatgtgggcCATGATGATCCAGATGGTAAACCTGAAAGTGAAGGTGAGGCTGAAGGAACACCTGATGCACTTGATGCTGATGTTGGGGGGACTTCAGAACGTTTCCTTCCGACAGTGAAACCTCTTGCAAAATATGTGCATGAAGCATTCAAGGACAGTGATGATAAATGTTTGCGGTGTTTTTATGGCAATGATTCATTTTACTTACTTTTTAGGCTTCATCAG ACTTTATATGAGAGGATTCTTTCTGCAAAAATGAATTCATCAAATGCGGAAAGAAAATGGAAAACCATGAAGGATACGAGTTCACCTGATTTATATGCAAA ATTTATGGGTGCATTGTATAATCTACTTGACGGTTCTGCTGATAATACGAAGTTTGAAGATGACTGTCGTTCTTTAATTGGAACTCAGTCCTATGTTCTCTTCACACTGgataaattgatatataaaatCGTGAAACAG CTTCAAGCTGTGGCATCAGATGATGTAGAAAACAGGCTTCTCCAGCTCTATGCTTATGAAAAATCACGGGGACGTGGAAAGTTTGTGGATGTGATTTATCATGAAAATGCACGTCTCCTTCTTCATGACGAAAGCATATATCGGTTTGAATTT TCTTCAGACCCAGCCCGGCTCTCCATTCAGTTGATGGATTATGGAAATGGAAAGCCTGAAGTGATATCTGTCTCTATAGATCCCAACTTTGCAGCATACCTCCATAATGACTTTCTGTCTAGAGAGCCTGATTGGAAGAGGGGCTGTATTTTCATGGGAAG AAATAAGCGCAAGCTTGGGGATAGTGATGATTATTCTGTTTACTGCAAGGCCATGGATGGTGTCCAAGTTGTTAATGGCCTGGAGTGCAAGATGTCTTGCAATTCCTCTAAG GTACGTTATGTTCTTGACACAGAGGATCTCTTTGTCCGTGCtcgaaagaaaagaagattatCTGATGTCGGCAGAGCATCATGTCCTGGTCAGGCACAATATTTAAACAAGAATACATTGAGAATGCAGCGTTACCATCACAAGTTTTTAACATGA
- the LOC120257904 gene encoding paired amphipathic helix protein Sin3-like 3 isoform X3 produces MRRARDEDCVNSQLKRPNSSPSRQINMANEASTNDSGRLTTSDALAYLKSVKDIFHDKKEKYDEFLEVMKDFKSKRIDTAGVIERVKVLFNGYRHLILGFNTFLPKGYEIKLTTEVKKPIDFREAIVFVNKIKNRFQNEDNVYKTFLGILNMYRKERKTIREVYSEVADLFGEHPDLLNEFTHFLPDTSAVATAQHGSSARTLLHGFKFNSPVQKEGTYNSHTDHELSVDHLDVERDKKKRRHEREKDRRDRERDEKDMEHDFKDLDNVQRRLKPSRRVDDAMTEHLHEVGEGAENFATFSISTSSYDDKNALKSVYPQEVSYFEKVKEKLHPAAYNEFLKCIYIYNQEIISQTELKRLLQDLITEYPDLMDGLDKIFTSPGNVESLWNEGHKGRPFKLEERDRARLCDKDEMLKERDHERERERDRERERTDKGVSCISKDVAAHRNSLPINKEKYNWNKPISELDLSNCQRCTPSYRLLPKNYPLPAASYRTELGTSVLNDLWVSVTSGSEDYSFKHMRKNQFEESLFRCEDDRFELDMLLESANAAIKRVEELVEKMQDDTFKMENLSHIEDYFTPLNLRCIERLYGDHGLDVMDIMRKNPVVAFPVILSRLKQKQEEWSRSRSDFNKVWAEIYARNYQKSLDHRSFYFKQHDTKSLSAKSLLTEIKEINERKLKEDNVLLAIAAGNQLPIFPNMQFEYSDSDVHEDLYKIVKYSCGEVCTSDQFDKVMRIWTNFVEPFLGVPPRVQGTEDAVDVVRSKGSAVKSNSASTRENKGCGSDDAVGNTKQLKPIRHADANSLGEHGDLQKTILVDSVRTTGGPAFHDVHCVVVGDDNPCSSPCNGKVQGAAVADGTPLFSRQASAGQLMDDASITARAEEIQVRASHDIASGPGLTPARSGQADMDKIVEPQINHEFLPSKGGENLRSIVFSNDGCPSENNKVHKHRDSSSPGNQKIEREEGELSPNGDFEEDNFVVFDDQVPAVKDNNSSVQCQEKTGAVACSSMAAGDNDADADDEGEESAHRTTEDSENASEAGEDASGSESVDGEECSHEDNEEEDVGHDDPDGKPESEGEAEGTPDALDADVGGTSERFLPTVKPLAKYVHEAFKDSDDKCLRCFYGNDSFYLLFRLHQTLYERILSAKMNSSNAERKWKTMKDTSSPDLYAKFMGALYNLLDGSADNTKFEDDCRSLIGTQSYVLFTLDKLIYKIVKQLQAVASDDVENRLLQLYAYEKSRGRGKFVDVIYHENARLLLHDESIYRFEFSSDPARLSIQLMDYGNGKPEVISVSIDPNFAAYLHNDFLSREPDWKRGCIFMGRNKRKLGDSDDYSVYCKAMDGVQVVNGLECKMSCNSSKVRYVLDTEDLFVRARKKRRLSDVGRASCPGQAQYLNKNTLRMQRYHHKFLT; encoded by the exons ATGAGAAGGGCAAGAGATGAGGATTGCGTGAATTCGCAGCTCAAGCGACCTAACTCGTCCCC GTCTAGGCAGATAAATATGGCTAACGAAGCTAGTACCAATGATTCCGGTAGGTTGACTACCAGTGATGCTTTGGCCTATTTGAAGTCTGTGAAGGATATATTTCATGATAAGAAGGAGAAGTATGATGAATTTCTTGAAGTCATGAAGGATTTCAAAAGCAAAAG GATTGACACAGCTGGTGTTATTGAGAGGGTGAAAGTGTTGTTTAATGGATACCGTCATTTGATACTTGGTTTCAACACCTTCCTGCCCAAAGGGTATGAAATCAAGCTTACGACAGAAGTCAAGAAGCCCATTGACTTCCGAGAGGCAatagtttttgtaaataaaataaag AACCGTTTCCAGAACGAGGATAATGTGTACAAGACATTCTTGGGCATTCTAAATATGTATCGAAAAGAACGGAAAACCATTCGTGAAGTTTACAGCGAG GTAGCAGATCTATTTGGAGAACATCCTGATTTGCTCAACGAGTTCACACACTTTTTACCCGATACCTCTGCTGTGGCAACTGCTCAACATGGCTCTTCCGCTAGAACCTTGCTTCATGGGTTTAAGTTCAATTCCCCGGTTCAG AAGGAAGGAACCTACAACTCACACACTGATCATGAGCTCAGTGTTGATCATTTGGATGTAGAGCGTGATAAGAAAAAAAGGCGACATGAAAGAGAAAAGGATAGGAGGGACCGTGAGCGGGACGAGAAAGATATGGAACATGATTTTAAGGATCTGGACAATGTACAACGTAGACTAAAACCTTCTCGAAGGGTTGATGATGCTATGACTGAGCATTTGCATGAGGTTGGGGAAGGCGCTGAGAACTTTGCGACATTTAGCATTTCAACTTCTTCCTATGACGATAAAAATGCCTTGAAGA GTGTTTACCCACAGGAAGTTAGTTACTTTGAGAAGGTCAAGGAAAAGTTGCATCCTGCTGCATATAACGAGTTTCTGAAATGCATTTATATCTACAACCAAGAAATAATAAGTCAAACAGAACTAAAAAGATTG TTGCAAGATCTCATCACAGAATACCCAGACCTTATGGATGGCTTGGACAAAATCTTTACCAGTCCAGGGAATGTAG AGTCCTTGTGGAATGAAGGACATAAAGGCAGACCATTTAAGCTAGAGGAGAGAGATAGGGCAAGGTTGTGTGATAAAGATGAGATGTTGAAAGAAAGAGACCATGAACGGGAAAGGGAGAGGGACAGAGAAAGGGAGAGAACTGATAAAGGCGTTTCATGTATCTCCAAAGATGTGGCTGCTCACCGAAACAGTCTGCCTATAAACAAGGAAAAGTATAATTGGAACAAACCAATTTCAGAGCTTGATCTCTCAAACTGCCAACGATGCACCCCTAGTTACCGGTTACTTCCAAAGAAT TATCCATTACCTGCTGCAAGTTACAGAACTGAGCTTGGCACCTCTGTACTGAATGATCTCTGGGTGTCAGTGACTTCGGGGAGCGAGGATTATTCCTTCAAGCACATGCGCAAAAACCAATTTGAGGAAAGCTTGTTTAGATGTGAAGATGATAG GTTTGAACTGGATATGCTTCTGGAGTCAGCGAATGCTGCTATTAAACGAGTGGAAGAGTTGGTAGAAAAGATGCAGGATGACACATTTAAAATGGAAAACCTGAGTCACATTGAAGACTACTTCACTC CTTTGAACTTGAGATGCATTGAACGGCTATATGGTGATCATGGGTTGGATGTGATGGACATTATGCGCAAGAATCCCGTTGTTGCTTTCCCTGTCATCTTAAGTCGTTTGAAGCAGAAACAAGAGGAGTGGTCACGGAGTCGTTCTGATTTTAATAAGGTCTGGGCTGAAATTTATGCCAGGAACTATCAGAAGTCACTTGATCATCGTAGTTTCTACTTCAAGCAACATGACACAAAGAGCTTAAGTGCAAAAT CTCTGTTGactgaaatcaaagaaattaatgaGAGGAAGCTGAAGGAGGATAATGTGCTTCTCGCAATTGCTGCTGGGAATCAGCTTCCTATCTTCCCAAATATGCAGTTTGAATATTCAGATTCAGATGTTCATGAGGATCTGTataaaatagtgaaatattCTTGTGGAGAAGTTTGTACTTCTGACCAATTTGACAAAGTGATGAGGATCTGGACAAATTTTGTGGAGCCATTTTTGGGTGTTCCTCCCCGAGTTCAAGGTACTGAGGATGCTGTAGATGTGGTAAGGTCTAAGGGTTCTGCTGTAAAAAGTAATTCAGCAAGCACAAGGGAAAATAAAGGGTGTGGTAGTGATGATGCTGTTGGCAACACCAAGCAATTAAAACCTATTAGGCATGCTGATGCAAACAGTCTGGGAGAACACGGAGATCTTCAGAAGACTATATTGGTGGATAGTGTTAGAACAACTGGTGGACCTGCCTTTCATGATGTTCATTGCGTTGTTGTTGGAGATGATAATCCTTGCAGTTCTCCATGCAATGGAAAAGTGCAAGGTGCTGCTGTGGCTGATGGAACACCTCTATTCAGCAGACAAGCTTCTGCAGGTCAGCTGATGGATGATGCTTCCATAACTGCTAGAGCTGAAGAAATCCAAGTCAGAGCCAGCCATGATATCGCATCAG GGCCTGGCTTAACACCTGCAAGGTCTGGTCAAGCTGATATGGACAAGATTGTTGAACCACAGATAAATCATGAGTTTCTTCCTTCAAAG GGAGGTGAAAATTTGAGATCAATTGTGTTTAGTAATGATGGTTGTCCAAGTGAAAATAACAAAGTCCACAAGCATCGTGATTCTTCTTCCCCCGGTAACCAGAAAATCGAAAGAGAAGAAGGTGAGTTATCACCTAATGGAGATTTTGAAGAGGACAACTTTGTGGTTTTCGATGATCAGGTGCCTGCAGTGAAGGATAATAACAGCAGTGTACAATGTCAAGAAAAAACTGGTGCAGTGGCATGTTCCAGTATGGCAGCAGGAGATAatgatgctgatgctgatgATGAGGGTGAGGAAAGTGCTCACAGGACCACAGAAGATAGTGAGAATGCTTCTGAGGCTGGTGAGGATGCTTCAGGCAGTGAGTCTGTTGATGGTGAGGAGTGCTCTCatgaagataatgaagaagaagatgtgggcCATGATGATCCAGATGGTAAACCTGAAAGTGAAGGTGAGGCTGAAGGAACACCTGATGCACTTGATGCTGATGTTGGGGGGACTTCAGAACGTTTCCTTCCGACAGTGAAACCTCTTGCAAAATATGTGCATGAAGCATTCAAGGACAGTGATGATAAATGTTTGCGGTGTTTTTATGGCAATGATTCATTTTACTTACTTTTTAGGCTTCATCAG ACTTTATATGAGAGGATTCTTTCTGCAAAAATGAATTCATCAAATGCGGAAAGAAAATGGAAAACCATGAAGGATACGAGTTCACCTGATTTATATGCAAA ATTTATGGGTGCATTGTATAATCTACTTGACGGTTCTGCTGATAATACGAAGTTTGAAGATGACTGTCGTTCTTTAATTGGAACTCAGTCCTATGTTCTCTTCACACTGgataaattgatatataaaatCGTGAAACAG CTTCAAGCTGTGGCATCAGATGATGTAGAAAACAGGCTTCTCCAGCTCTATGCTTATGAAAAATCACGGGGACGTGGAAAGTTTGTGGATGTGATTTATCATGAAAATGCACGTCTCCTTCTTCATGACGAAAGCATATATCGGTTTGAATTT TCTTCAGACCCAGCCCGGCTCTCCATTCAGTTGATGGATTATGGAAATGGAAAGCCTGAAGTGATATCTGTCTCTATAGATCCCAACTTTGCAGCATACCTCCATAATGACTTTCTGTCTAGAGAGCCTGATTGGAAGAGGGGCTGTATTTTCATGGGAAG AAATAAGCGCAAGCTTGGGGATAGTGATGATTATTCTGTTTACTGCAAGGCCATGGATGGTGTCCAAGTTGTTAATGGCCTGGAGTGCAAGATGTCTTGCAATTCCTCTAAG GTACGTTATGTTCTTGACACAGAGGATCTCTTTGTCCGTGCtcgaaagaaaagaagattatCTGATGTCGGCAGAGCATCATGTCCTGGTCAGGCACAATATTTAAACAAGAATACATTGAGAATGCAGCGTTACCATCACAAGTTTTTAACATGA